From one Candidatus Thorarchaeota archaeon genomic stretch:
- a CDS encoding ferrous iron transporter B codes for GKERRDTSIQTWERTMLFLKKAGTYLLAGSIILWFASSFGPAGFGVPATESFVSILGKVLEPVFRPLGFTWEIVAALVFGIVAKEVVVGFLGVIFAVQGQGGIGAALTSVLSPVSAVAFMIFVLLYTPCIATIGTIKKETGSTKWAAFSVLYQFMLAYGLALVTVLIGGFLFG; via the coding sequence GGGAAGGAAAGACGAGACACATCCATCCAGACTTGGGAAAGAACAATGCTATTCCTGAAGAAGGCAGGCACGTATCTCCTTGCGGGATCTATCATTCTGTGGTTCGCATCATCTTTTGGTCCAGCAGGATTTGGAGTTCCTGCGACGGAATCTTTCGTTAGCATATTGGGGAAGGTCCTCGAACCCGTATTCAGACCACTGGGCTTCACCTGGGAAATCGTGGCAGCGCTGGTGTTCGGAATTGTTGCAAAAGAAGTGGTTGTAGGATTCCTTGGTGTGATTTTTGCAGTGCAAGGCCAAGGGGGAATCGGTGCTGCCTTGACATCAGTACTAAGTCCAGTATCAGCAGTTGCCTTCATGATTTTTGTACTGCTTTATACACCTTGCATAGCGACTATTGGTACAATTAAGAAAGAAACAGGATCAACGAAATGGGCCGCATTTTCTGTTTTGTATCAATTCATGCTGGCCTATGGGTTGGCGTTGGTTACGGTGCTTATCGGAGGGTTCCTTTTCGGCTAG
- a CDS encoding transcription initiation factor IIB, with protein sequence MGQNKKKGKKKTDKEEEFTCPECGGHELVEDIQKGEKICASCGLVISEHHMDRGPDWRAFTSEERESRARAGAPADYTKHDKGLSTMIDWRDRDAHGKGFSAKRRSEIYRLRRWQIRTRVHSSVERNLAQAMSELDRLASQLKLSSGIKELAAVLYRKLIIKKLIRSRSIEAMVAAAAYAACRLREAPRSLDEIARESRISRKKIGRHYRLLVEKLNLRMPISDPVNYVPRLIAELNLPGTVHEKVMEILEAAKKKHSLVTGKDPRGLAAAAIYIASIIVGDKATQREIAAAAGVTEVTVRNRYKELVEKLNITLNP encoded by the coding sequence ATGGGCCAAAATAAGAAGAAAGGCAAGAAGAAAACCGACAAGGAGGAAGAGTTCACATGTCCGGAATGCGGCGGACATGAGCTGGTAGAGGACATCCAGAAAGGCGAAAAAATCTGCGCATCCTGTGGCCTTGTAATAAGTGAGCATCATATGGATAGAGGGCCTGACTGGCGAGCATTTACTTCTGAAGAGAGAGAGAGTCGCGCAAGAGCAGGGGCACCAGCTGATTACACGAAACATGACAAAGGCCTTTCAACCATGATTGACTGGCGGGATCGCGATGCCCACGGGAAAGGTTTCTCAGCGAAAAGAAGATCGGAAATCTACAGACTTCGAAGATGGCAAATTCGGACGAGAGTTCATAGCTCAGTAGAACGAAACTTAGCACAAGCGATGAGTGAGCTCGACAGGCTTGCATCGCAATTGAAACTCAGTAGCGGCATAAAGGAACTAGCAGCCGTTCTTTACAGGAAGTTGATCATAAAGAAGCTGATCCGGAGTAGGTCCATTGAAGCGATGGTCGCGGCGGCGGCTTACGCAGCATGTAGACTCAGAGAAGCGCCACGATCGCTAGATGAAATCGCAAGAGAATCGCGGATTAGCAGGAAGAAAATCGGACGGCATTATCGTCTCTTAGTCGAGAAGCTTAACTTGCGTATGCCCATAAGCGACCCGGTGAATTATGTCCCGCGATTGATAGCCGAGTTGAATCTCCCAGGCACGGTTCATGAGAAGGTCATGGAAATTCTAGAAGCCGCGAAGAAAAAACACAGTCTTGTAACAGGAAAAGATCCGAGAGGTTTGGCTGCTGCAGCAATTTATATAGCTTCTATTATCGTGGGCGACAAAGCTACCCAACGAGAAATCGCGGCGGCGGCCGGAGTAACAGAAGTCACTGTTCGAAATAGATACAAGGAACTCGTAGAGAAGTTGAACATAACTCTAAACCCGTAA
- a CDS encoding NUDIX hydrolase, with amino-acid sequence MDHQSSLTFEDQVDELKAKFGKPQVFTFSSDFLDFECDLVKRSAAKGRNHDITCFIRKDGQYVVIQKHQYAQTGIYRAPSGGAYPDEDLEDAAEREMYEETGLQVDLKKFVMDVRLEVRCRDETIPWRSLVFLAEAVDGDLHIIDDYEIYNVRLMSREEMLGSVDALMVESGWGGFEYRSFLTRSFFETLDELDDG; translated from the coding sequence ATGGACCACCAATCCAGCCTCACATTCGAGGATCAGGTCGACGAGCTGAAGGCGAAATTCGGTAAACCGCAGGTATTCACGTTTTCATCTGATTTCCTGGATTTTGAGTGCGACCTCGTAAAACGAAGTGCTGCAAAAGGACGAAACCATGACATTACCTGTTTCATTCGAAAGGATGGTCAATACGTGGTGATTCAGAAACACCAATATGCTCAGACCGGCATATATCGTGCTCCTTCTGGTGGGGCCTATCCCGATGAGGATTTGGAGGATGCTGCAGAACGAGAGATGTATGAAGAGACCGGGCTCCAAGTAGATCTTAAGAAGTTCGTCATGGATGTCCGGCTTGAAGTCAGATGCCGGGATGAAACAATTCCTTGGCGCTCTTTGGTCTTCTTAGCAGAAGCCGTCGACGGCGATCTACATATCATTGATGATTATGAAATCTATAATGTGCGTCTTATGTCGAGGGAGGAGATGCTTGGATCCGTTGATGCGCTCATGGTGGAGAGCGGATGGGGTGGATTTGAATATCGCTCCTTCCTTACACGATCTTTCTTTGAGACCTTGGATGAACTCGATGACGGTTGA